The Candida dubliniensis CD36 chromosome 5, complete sequence genome has a window encoding:
- a CDS encoding tRNA-dihydrouridine synthase, putative (Similar to S. cerevisiae DUS4), with protein sequence MPSKLLRDPKYRPTEVIKQCQEKGRPAYIAGPMVRYSKLPFRELCRFYDVDIVYTPMILAREFVRNEVARSTDFTTNDSDKCVIVQVGVNNVEDFMKFIEMIHPFVDGIGINCGCPIKEQVREGIGAALMSDPDLVAELIKTAKCKYGDSICIDTKIRIHRDINQTIDFVNKVVEAGTDMLTVHGRTKNTRSSVPVNLDAIKIIRDNVSSIPVIANGDCFTLTDFQKIVAYTGVDGVMSARGVLANPALFTGLNKTPWSAVEMFLHLVTAYGLPYKLAQYHLAKLVEDVIPRKYVKAINEKRNMVDIIDYLDEHFDLKRKGDKGFATRIEPPWKIDLATL encoded by the coding sequence ATGCCTAGCAAACTATTACGAGATCCAAAATACAGACCAACAGAAGTGATTAAACAATGTCAAGAAAAAGGCAGGCCAGCATATATAGCGGGACCCATGGTTCGTTACTCGAAGCTCCCATTTCGTGAGTTATGTCGTTTTTATGACGTAGACATTGTTTACACACCAATGATTTTAGCACGAGAATTTGTACGTAACGAAGTTGCAAGATCCACTGATTTCACAACTAATGATTCAGATAAATGTGTGATTGTGCAGGTGGGTGTAAACAATGTTGAGGATTTTATGAAGTTTATTGAAATGATCCATCCTTTTGTTGACGGTATTGGTATCAACTGTGGGTGCCCCATCAAGGAACAAGTCAGGGAAGGTATTGGTGCAGCCCTCATGTCAGACCCAGACTTGGTTGCagaattgataaaaacCGCCAAGTGTAAGTATGGAGATTCAATATGTATTGATACGAAAATAAGAATTCACAGAGATATAAACCAAACGATAGACTTTGTCAATAAAGTGGTTGAAGCAGGCACTGACATGTTAACTGTTCACGGGAGGACAAAAAACACAAGATCAAGTGTACCTGTAAACTTGGATGCCATTAAAATAATTAGAGACAATGTTTCGAGTATACCGGTTATTGCCAATGGTGACTGTTTCACTTTGACAGATTtccaaaaaattgttgcttATACAGGGGTAGACGGCGTTATGTCTGCGCGAGGGGTATTGGCTAACCCGGCCTTATTTACTGGTTTGAATAAAACCCCTTGGAGTGCTGTTGAAATGTTTTTACATTTGGTAACAGCTTATGGTTTGCCATACAAGCTTGCACAATACCATCTAGCCAAATTAGTCGAGGATGTAATACCGAGAAAATATGTGAAAGCAATAAATGAGAAAAGGAATATGGTGGACATAATAGATTACTTGGACGAACATTTTGatctaaaaagaaaaggcGATAAGGGTTTTGCAACCAGAATAGAGCCGCCTTGGAAAATCGATTTAGCAACACTCTAA